A single genomic interval of Drosophila virilis strain 15010-1051.87 chromosome 2, Dvir_AGI_RSII-ME, whole genome shotgun sequence harbors:
- the Scm gene encoding polycomb protein Scm, translating into MSGGRDSSASASSSNGNSAANSSTPQTPTQQRARGRPAKRATCTWCGEGKLPLQYVLPTQTGKKEFCSETCIAEFRKAYSKGACTQCDNVIREGAPNKEFCSMMCMNKHQKKNGSTRHSSGGAAGAGGAADGERKLLSSGAPAPTGPFQYESFHVFDWDAYLEETGSDAAPAECFKQALNPPNNDFKIGMKLEALDPRNVTSTCIATVVGVLGSRLRLRLDGSDSQNDFWRLVDSTEIHAIGHCEKNGGMLQPPLGFRMNASSWPGYLCKILNNAMVAPEEIFQPEPPTPTENLFKVGQKLEAVDKKNPQLICCATVDAIKDDQIHVTFDGWRGAFDYWCNYRSRDIFPAGWCARSCHPMQPPGHKSRMDSSSGKQRCPRPRYTVVAESDAMVAASPVTAHFHTNCKGGPFINGSKLPSMVTGPTHQTLAKLCLQEVLAASTDTQQLSKLLFALDGDVHIVTAAGKNFTVKIPSPLRMKDDESLAQFIETLCITCRACANLISLMPETEECKKCANSRKRQLLQTATPPASPVLAEKRSRQSKSATPTPTSPAEKPLIIKQEAGVKAQTQQPASKATKETLNHNNNNNTNNNNNNNNNNNNSNNNVSSVKLAIKVEPNNVPATASAQNQAQALRKVRFQHHNNNNGNCQQETSNNLGSTGSNSNNSSSSSNSSSSSSSSGNSSNSLAGGTVNAKYLAPLVAEVHPEQLSAKPPSSYYKSPTTLSSSASFPSSVSTPFTASQSACPAAPAASAAKAATAPVAASASSSYAGTAITSPLSTPTSTACSHLRAQPIDWSIEEVIQYIESNDNSLAVHGDLFRKHEIDGKALLLLNSEMMMKYMGLKLGPALKICNLVNKVNGRRNNMAL; encoded by the exons ATGTCTGGCGGACGCGACAGCAGCGCAAGCGCCAGCAGTAGTAACGGCAACAGCGCTGCCAACTCCAGCACACCGCAAACGCCGACGCAGCAGCGCGCCCGCGGTCGCCCGGCTAAGCGGGCGACATGCACCTGGTGCGGCGAAGGGAAGCTGCCGTTACAGTACGTCCTGCCCACACAGACGGGCAAAAAGGAGTTCTGCTCGGAGACATGCATCGCCGAGTTCCGTAAGGCGTACAGCAAGGGGGCGTGCACGCAGTGTGACAACGTGATACGCGAGGGTGCGCCCAATAAGGAATTCTGCTCCATGATGTGTATGAACAAGCATCAGAAGAAAAACGGGTCGACGCGGCACAGCAGTGGTGGTGCTGCAGGCGCTGGTGGCGCTGCAGATGGGGAGCGCAAATTGCTAAGCAGCGGTGCGCCGGCACCCACCGGTCCCTTTCAGTACGAGAGCTTTCATGTATTCGACTGGGATGCCTATCTGGAG GAAACTGGCAGTGATGCGGCGCCCGCCGAGTGCTTCAAGCAGGCGCTGAATCCGCCCAACAACGATTTTAAGATTGGGATGAAACTGGAGGCACTAGATCCACGCAACGTCACTTCCACCTGTATTGCGACGGTAGTGGGCGTATTGGGCTCAAGATTGCGCCTGCGACTCGACGGCAGCGACTCACAGAACGATTTCTGGCGCCTGGTCGACTCGACGGAGATCCATGCGATCGGGCATTGCGAGAAGAATGGTGGCATGCTGCAGCCTCCTCTTGGTTTCCGCATGAATGCTTCCAGCTGGCCCGGCTATCTTTGCAAGATACTCAACAATGCAATGGTTGCGCCCGAGGAGATATTCCAACCGGAGCCGCCGACGCCCACTGAGAATCTCTTTAAGGTTGGCCAGAAACTGGAGGCGGTGGACAAAAAGAATCCCCAACTGATTTGCTGCGCAACAGTTGATGCCATCAAGGATGATCAAATTCATGTCACTTTCGATGGCTGGCGCGGCGCCTTCGACTATTGGTGCAATTATCGTTCTCGTGACATTTTCCCAGCTGGTTGGTGCGCGCGCAGCTGCCATCCCATGCAGCCGCCGGGGCATAAGTCACGCATGGACTCCAGCTCTGGCAAGCAGCGTTGCCCGCGTCCCAGATATACCGTTGTCGCTGAGTCGGATGCCATGGTGGCCGCCTCCCCGGTAACGGCGCACTTTCACACCAACTGCAAGGGCGGACCCTTTATTAATGGCTCCAAGCTACCGTCTATGGTGACGGGGCCGACGCATCAGACGCTCGCCAAGCTTTGCCTTCAAGAGGTGCTGGCCGCCAGCACAGATACACAGCAGTTGTCCAAGCTGCTCTTCGCGCTCGACGGGGATGTGCATATTGTGACCGCTGCTGGCAAGAATTTTACG GTCAAAATACCCTCGCCGCTGCGCATGAAGGATGATGAAAGCCTGGCCCAGTTTATTGAGACGCTATGCATCACATGCCGAGCATGTGCAAATCTTATCTCATTGATGCCAGAGACCGAGGAGTGCAAGAAGTGCGCAAACAGCCGAAAACGTCAGTTGTTGCAGACCGCAACGCCGCCAGCGTCGCCTGTGCTGGCCGAGAAACGCAGCCGTCAATCCAAAtccgccacgcccacgcctACATCGCCCGCCGAGAAGCCGTTAATTATCAAGCAGGAAGCGGGTGTCAAGGCGCAGACGCAGCAGCCCGCAAGCAAAGCCACTAAGGAGACATTaaaccacaacaataacaacaatactaacaacaacaacaacaataataataacaacaataacagcaacaataatgtTAGCAGTGTCAAGCTGGCTATCAAAGTGGAGCCGAACAACGTCCCAGCGACAGCCTCAGCGCAGAATCAGGCACAGGCGTTGCGCAAGGTGCGCTTCCAGCatcacaacaataacaatggcaACTGCCAGCAGGAGACGAGCAACAACTTGGGCTCAACGggcagcaacagtaacaacagctCCTCCTCTTCCAACTCCtccagcagtagcagcagcagcggaaaCAGTAGCAATAGCTTAGCCGGCGGCAcagtaaatgcaaaatatttggcaCCACTCGTCGCCGAGGTGCATCCAGAGCAGCTAAGCGCCAAGCCACCTAGCAGCTACTATAAATCTCCAACTACATTATCATCAAGCGCCTCCTTTCCGTCTTCGGTATCCACGCCTTTCACCGCCTCACAGTCGGCCTGTCCGGCAGCGCCGGCTGCCAGCGCTGCCAAAGCGGCAACAGCGCCAGTGGCTGCATCTGCATCCAGTAGTTATGCGGGTACAGCCATCACCTCACCGCTCAGCACACCTACATCGACGGCTTGTTCGCATCTGCGAGCGCAACCTATCGACTGGTCCATCGAAGAGGTCATCCAGTATATCGAGAGCAATGACAACTCGCTGGCTGTGCATGGCGATCTCTTCAGAAAGCAC GAAATCGATGGCAAAGCCTTGCTTTTACTTAACTCGGAGATGATGATGAAATATATGGGCCTAAAGCTGGGGCCAGCCTTAAAAATATGCAATCTAGTGAATAAGGTCAATGGACGAAGAAATAACATGGCTTTGTGA